AGGAGGTTGATCCAGGCGGCAAGGGGCAGCTCCCGGCGAGGGTCATACCAGTTTAAGCCTGTGGGGCCGGAGACGTGGCGGTGCTGCTCGCACATGACGCACTTGAGGTTGCAGCGCCGGGTCAGGTTGAGGTTGAGGGTCACCGGCGGGCCGCTGAACCCAGGCCGGAAGCGGCGATCGTAGGCGATGCCAAACTTTTTGCGATATTCCTCGCGCAGCAGGGTGTGGGCCATGCGGGGGTTCTGTAACAAGAGCCGCAAGCCTCGGGCGGTCAGGGAGGATTTGGGGGATGCTGTGACGGCATCTGGGCTCTGGGGCTTTTTATCGTCAGGCATGGTTTTTTATCCTGCTTACCGGCGGTGGCCGAAGATGGCGGTGCCTACCCGGACCAGGGTGGCCCCTTCCTCCACGGCTACCGCGTAGTCGCCGGACATGCCCATGGAGAGTTCCGGCAGGGGCAGGCCGGTCAGGTCCCGCAGCCGTTCCCGCAGTTCCCGCAGGGCCTTAAAGAAGGGGCGCGCCACTTCGGGATCGGCGAACCAGGGCGGCATGGTCATGAGGCCCATAACCCGCAGATGGGGCAGTTGGGCCACATCTTTCAGCAAATCCGCGGCGGCTTCGGGGGCCACCCCGGACTTGGTGTCTTCGCCGGCCTGATTGACCTGGATGAGGATGTCCTGGACTTTGTTTAAAGGGGCCGCAGCGGCAGAAAGGGCGCGGGCCAGCTTGAGACGGTCCACCGCGTGGATCAGGTCGAAGAGTTCGGCGGCTTGTTTGGCCTTGTTGGTTTGTAGATGGCCCACCAGGTGCCAACTCACCTGTCGCCCCAGAGCGGTGATTTTGTCTTTGGCTTCCTGGAGATAGTTTTCCCCAAAAATATCCTGGCCCGCGGCCATGGCTGCCCTGACGCGCTCTGCATCCACGGTCTTGCTCACGGCCACCAGGCGCACTCCAGCAGGGTCGCGGCCGACTTTCCGGCAGGCCGCGGCGATGGTGGTGCGAACTTCTTCAAGGTTTTGGGCGATGTGGGTCATATTTTTTAAGGAGAAAGCTATCTAAGCAAGGATGGGACACCAGCCCTTATTGTCCGATTAGGGCACAGGCTGGAAAGCCTGTGCTACCGCGGGTAGCGGGCACAGAGGCCCGCCCCACCGACTCTATTATTTCCCTAAAATCTTTTCTTCCTGCAACCCGAAGACTGCCAGGGTGTTGGCCCAGGTGTGGGCTGCGACTTCCTCCAGGGTCAGGCCCCGGGTATCAGCCAGTTGCTGGGCCGTGACCACCACGTAGGCCGGTTCATTGCGCTTCCCGCGCCAGGGTTGGGGCGGCAGATAGGGGCAGTCGGTCTCGACCAAAATCCGGTCCAGGGGTGCGTGTTTGG
The sequence above is a segment of the Desulfobaccales bacterium genome. Coding sequences within it:
- a CDS encoding YggS family pyridoxal phosphate-dependent enzyme, with product MTHIAQNLEEVRTTIAAACRKVGRDPAGVRLVAVSKTVDAERVRAAMAAGQDIFGENYLQEAKDKITALGRQVSWHLVGHLQTNKAKQAAELFDLIHAVDRLKLARALSAAAAPLNKVQDILIQVNQAGEDTKSGVAPEAAADLLKDVAQLPHLRVMGLMTMPPWFADPEVARPFFKALRELRERLRDLTGLPLPELSMGMSGDYAVAVEEGATLVRVGTAIFGHRR